In the Amblyraja radiata isolate CabotCenter1 chromosome 13, sAmbRad1.1.pri, whole genome shotgun sequence genome, one interval contains:
- the gmnc gene encoding geminin coiled-coil domain-containing protein 1, producing MRGDRKPALGMARFQPAKILRSLCTTSLIICHVVCVCSTLLSSQDQFFIGDQNYGRSPELPSSASVDVSMETWYSQWPGGILDNSALAARPQEYLPILDTTAQDDLRWTAHLSSQLHQNKQLQESLEQKEEELARLHEENNKLRECLSSSYIKSLKDKARKLLTQNGQKERGIFKVKKRLFDGQEDGDIYSTAPNNIPKRFRRNLGCSNESGPYTAREEHCAPCLDTWVLKTLGLKDANTIDDSCSANYSAIKIETSPSYNGEPDYSSDRPAPHHDLIAPSMDFHANHCLPECPSSPFLLPPPPVPFHPAKACVAFSTSLSPHRNVKTHTFCQGQAFVQRDGGGGWRFTWVPSQTD from the exons atgagaggcgatcgcaAGCCAGCTCTGGGAATGGCGAGATTCCAACCCGCGAAAATACTTCGCAGTCTTTGTACAACTTCGCTCATTATCTgtcatgttgtgtgtgtgtgt AGCACTCTCCTCTCCAGCCAGGACCAGTTCTTTATCGGGGACCAGAACTATGGGCGCTCTCCCGAGCTCCCGAGCTCAGCCAGTGTTGACGTTTCCATGGAGACGTGGTACTCCCAGTGGCCGGGCGGTATCCTGGACAACAGCGCTCTGGCAGCGCGGCCGCAAG AATATCTCCCTATCCTCGACACCACAGCTCAGGATGATCTCAGGTGGACCGCACACTTATCATCTCAGCTCCACCAAAACAAGCAG CTCCAGGAGAGTCTGGAACAGAAGGAGGAAGAACTTGCCCGCCTCCATGAGGAGAACAACAAGTTAAGGGAATGTCTGAGCTCCAGCTATATCAAATCTCTGAAGGACAAAGCAAGG aaacTGTTGACGCAAAATGGACAGAAGGAAAGAGGGATCTTTAAAGTTAAGAAGCGACTATTCGACGGGCAGGAGGATGGTGACATTTACTCCACAGCCCCCAACAACATTCCCAAGAGATTTAGGAGAAATCTGGGGTGCAGCAACGAGAGCGGCCCCTACACTGCCCGGGAGGAACACTGCGCCCCGTGCCTTGATACCTGGGTTCTGAAGACTTTGGGGTTAAAAGATGCCAACACCATTGATGACAGTTGTTCAGCTAACTACAGTGCCATTAAAATCGAGACCAGCCCCAGTTACAATGGGGAACCCGACTACAGCTCGGACCGCCCAGCTCCACACCATGATCTCATCGCCCCTTCTATGGATTTCCACGCCAACCACTGCCTGCCGGAGTGCCCCTCTTCACCCTTCCTGCTCCCGCCTCCGCCCGTCCCCTTCCACCCAGCCAAAGCCTGCGTGGCCTTCTCGACCTCCCTCAGCCCCCATCGCAACGTGAAGACGCACACCTTCTGCCAAGGCCAGGCCTTTGTGCAGCGGGACGGGGGTGGAGGCTGGAGGTTCACCTGGGTCCCCAGCCAGACCGACTGA